The segment CCGTTCAGGTCGATGCCGTCCTCATGCAGCACCCACGACACGACCGCGCTGCGCGCGGTGCCGTACGACTCGCCGTAAAGGAACTTCGGCGAATTCCAGCGCGAATACTTGGTCAGGTAGCGCTGGATGAAGCGGTCGATCGAGCGCGCATCCTGGTCGGTGCCCCAGAAGTCCTTGTTCTTCGCCGGGGCGATCGCCGCCGAATAACCGGTGCCGACCGGGTTGATGAACACGAGGTCGGTGCGGTCGAGCAGGCTGTCGGGGTTGTCGAGCAGCTTGTACGGCGCGGGCGGCGTGAAGTTCGGGAACGACGACTGCAGGCGCTTCGGCCCGTACGAGCCGAGCAGCAGGTAGACCGACGACGAGCCGGGGCCGCCGTTGTAGAAGAACGTGACCGGGCGCGGCTTCGACGGGTCCGGATTGTCCTGCGTGTACGCGACGTAGAACATCTTCGCGTTCGGCGCCGACGTGATCGGATCGATCGTCGTCAGGTGGCCCGTGGTGGCCGTGTACTTGACGGTCTTGCCGCCGATCGTGACCTGGCGGTGCACGACCGCGGCGCCTTCCGTCGAATCCGTGACCGCGTCGTTCGGCCCGGTGCCGTACACGTCGTTGTCGACGTACGGCTGGTCGGCCGCGGCGGCGGCCGTCGCGTTGGTGCTGGCCGTCGTGCTGCCGTTGGACGCCGTCGCAGCCGCGGCGGCGGCCGAAGCGGCAGGGCTCGGCCCGTCGTCGCCGCCGCACCCCGTGACGAGCAGCGCTGCAGCCGCGGCGGCGGCGAGCGGCACGCTCAGAGTCGTTCCGAATAGCGCGAAACCGTCTTTCAAGGACTTCCGTGTCGTCATTATTGCCTCTCGAACAGAACGATAAATACCGCCGGCCGCAAAGGATCATTTGCACCGGCGCTCCGCACCGGGAATGCATTCGTTATGCGACGCACTCCGAGTTTTTTACCGGATCGGCAAATACCGATCGGCACGATTTACCCCACCCATATTCTTTTGCGACTGCACAATGGAATCAATTCCATTGCGAACGACAATTCAATAATCCGCAGCAATACGAATGCATTTCACCTATTCGCATGCGCACAAAATCGACGGCAAAACGGTGCCCCGCAAAGCCCGCCCGACAAGGCGGCCTCGCTGAGAATAGACGAACAATCCCCGTCGGCGAGATGCCGATTAATCGTAAAACGGCGACCAATCGCAGCTCGAGCCGATTTAATAAAATCGAAAGGATCGATTAACCAAACGGAAAGGAATATCTCGTATCAGGAATTTATTAAATTAAGTGAAAATACCGGCGCATAATAGGTTCCTGATTTACCGCCGTAAAGTAATAATTTGTTACAGCGCTCGCCATTCGGATAAAAGGCGGCACGGGACCGATTCCAGCGACGAAAAAGAAAAAGCCGGACGGCTGTCCGGCTTCGTGATGGCGGTACTGCAGGTGCCGTCAGAGCGGCACGTCGATCGCGCCGGCGCCGGTCGTGATTGCGTTCACGCCCGGCGCGGCCGAGATCGGCGGCAGGTTCGCGCTCGTCAGCGCGGGCGCGGCGCCCGGCGTGCCGCCGCGCGGCACCGTGCGGATCACCTGCGACGGCGGCAGCGGCGCGCCGTTCTTCAGGTGCCGCCACATCAGGTTCAGCGCCTGCAGGTTGTAGTAGTGGACCGGCACGAAGCGCGTGTCGAAGCCCGCGACGGGCAGGAACGCGTCGAAGTGCTGGCCGTTCGTCACCTCGTAGAACACGAGCTGGCTGCGGCCGCCCTCGCTGATGCCGTTCTGCGCGACGTACGCGCGCGACGCGTGGTTCACCGGCACGAGCGCGTCGCTGCGGCCCTGCACGATGATCGCCGGCTTGCCCTGCAGGTTCGCGTTCACGCGCACCGCGTCGACGTTCGCGGGCATCCCGAGCATTCCGTTCGTCCACAGCTGGCGCAGGCACAGCGCACCCGCGAAGCTCGCATCGGGCGTCGCGAGCCGGTGGTCGACGCCCGCGCCCGTGTTGAACACGAGGTCGATGCCGGCCGTCGGCGGCACGCCGTTGCCGACGCCGAACACGGCCGGCATCGGCGATGTGGCGGGCGGCGCGACCGCGCCCGTCGCCGGGTTGATCGTCGCGAAACTGAAATTGCACAGGTTGTCGGTCACGCGCGAGCGCGTGTACGCGTTCGCATAGGTGACCGCGATCGCCGGAATCGCCTGCGAATCCCACATCGGCGCTTGCAGCAGGTCGGAATCGGCGAGATAACCGGCCGCGTGGAGCTGCGCGAGCGCGTCGGCGGCCTGGCTCTGCGTGTCGGCGCCCGACACGAGCCCGGCCGCGGCGAGCGTCGCGCAGCGCTGCGTGCGGATCGACTGCGTGGTCGCGGCCGGCAGCGCGCTCAGGTACGGCGCGCCGGCGAGCGACGCCGACGCGGCCGCGCACGGCTGCAGCAGGTTCGCGAGCGTCGCATAGTCGGCCAGCGGCCGGCCGAACGACGGCACGGGCTGGCCGCCCGTGCGCACGATCGCGTTCGGCGCCATCCGCACGTTGATCTGCGGTTCGCCGACCACGACCGCGGTAATCCAGCCGCGGCTGTCCTGCTCGGCCGCCGCGAGCGACGCGCCGCCGCCGTTGCTGACGGACGCGGCGATCGTCGTGATGTCGCCCGCGCGATAGCGCACGCCGTGATGCGAGCCGTCGATCAGCGGTCCGAACTGCTCGTTGAGCGCCCAGTACGCGAACTCGACCGACTGCAGCGTCACGCGCCCCCAGTCCTGCTCGGGATTCTGCTGCGAATGGGCGTGCTTGAACGCATAGCGGTTCGGGAAGCGGCTGTTGAACGCGGCGAGATCACCGCTCGTCACGTTCGCGGTAAACAGGCTCGCGGTGCCGGCGAGCACCGCGTTGGCGAGCGTGCCGTCGATCAGCGTGACGGTATCGGAGCCGAGCTCGTGCGCGCCGTTGCCGCCGCCCTTGTCGTTGTACGCGACCGCGCAGCCGCGCTTGAGCGCCCACTCGCCGGCCGCGGAGATCGCGCCGTACACGCCGCGCGAGCCCGACGACGTCGCGGTGACGATGCACGGCTGCGCGGGATCGAAGCTGGCGGGCACCTGCACGAGCAGCGTCACGTTCTTGCTGCCGCTGCCGTCGTCGGAATACGCGAGATATTCGGTGCCGGGGATCTTGCCTTCGCCGAGCGTGTCGTTGCCGGCGAGGTCGACGTTCGGCCCCCAGAAGCGGCCGTAGCCGCCGTTCGCGCTCATGTCGACGAGCGCGCGGTAGTTCGACCAGATCGCGAGACGGCGCAGCTCGGCGCTTGTCGGCCGGGATGGATTCGCAAAGCCGGGCGCGCTCGCCGCCGCGAGGCCCGTCTTGCCGAGGCCGGCCGTCAGCAGGTCGTCGCTCGCGCCGTCGTAGGCCGTCGTGCGCACGCTGCCGGACACGAAGCCGGGCAACCGGTTGCGCTCGGCCGAATCGTCGCCGTTGCAGGCGCCGAGCACCGCGACTGCGGCCAGCGCCGCGCCGAACACCACCCGCCTGCCCCACCCGAGCTTCGCCATCGCCGCCCTCTCGATCTCGTTATCGGGCCGCCGCCGCGTCGCGCGCGGTTCGCGGCTTCTGAAGCGCAAACGGGCCCCGGCACGCCGGGGCCCGCCTGAAAGCGGGCGCACGCGGCGCTCGCGCGCCGCCGCCCGGCATCACTGCTGCTGAACCGTCAGCTTGTTGGTGACCGACGTCACGCCCTTCACGCCCTTGGCTGCGGCTTCGGCCTTGTCGATCTGTGCCTGTTCGGGCATCGTGCCCTCCAGCGTGATCGCGCCGCCCTTCGAACGCACGACGAGGTTCGACACATTCTCGCCGGATTCCTTAGAAATCGCCTTGCGCACCGCGTAGCCGAGCTTGCGGTTCGCCTTCTTCGCGGTTTTCGCGGCGGCCTTCGGCGCGCTCGTCGCGGCCGCCGGCGCTTCAGTTGCCGCCGCATCGCTCGACTGCGCATACACGCTGCCCGACAGACAGGCCGCCACGGCGGCGACGCCCAACGCTCTCAACACGATCGACTTCATGCTATCTCCTTGTAACTCCGGAACGGCCGTGCACAGTACGGCCGGATACCCCCAAAGACAGCCGGCCCGCGCGCGAACGGGCGGGACAGCCGGTGATTTCCACGGCGATGCGAGAGAGGCGAGACGGGCCGGCAGCCGGCGCGCGCGAAAGCGGGCCGGCCGGGCCGGACAGCCGCCGGCCGGACGCGCCCGGTCTCATTGCGTGCCGGGTCGCGCGCGAATCGGGCGCGGCTGCGTCGCACAATGTAATCCAGCGCCCGCGGAAGCGCAAAGCTTTTGACGCGGCGCCGCCCGCCGCTGTCGCCGCAGCGCCGCGCCGCGGCGCCCGACTCGCGCATGCGCGGCGAAACCGGGTACCATCGCCGCGAGAATCCGCATCGTCCGTGACGACCGTCATCGATGCGTCACGCCAGCGTCATTCGCCGATCCCATGAAGCCTGCCCGCCCTCGCCCGCCTCGCCGTATCCTCGCCCGCTTCGTCGCGGTGTCGTGGCGCGACCTCGCGCTGTCGATCGGCCCGACCGTGCTGCTCGCCGCCGCGGCCGTCTGGCTCGCGGTCAGGCTGATCCAGCCGGCGCCGCCGTCCACGCTCGTGATCTCGGCCGGGCCGCCCGGCAGCACATACTGGAACGCCGCGCAGAAATACAAGGCCATCCTCGCGAAGAACGGCGTCACGCTCGACGTCGAATCGTCCGAAGGCTCCGCGCAGAACCTCGCGCGGCTGTCGAACCCGAACGCGCCGGTCGACGTCGGTTTCGTGCAGAGCGGCATCGGCCCGAAGGAGCGCGACGACCAGCTCGTGTCGCTCGGCAGCATCGGCTACGTGCCGCTCGCGATCATGTACCGCGGCCCGATCGTCGCGCGCCTGTCCGACTTCAAGGGCAAGCGGCTCGCGCTCGGCGCGGAAGGCAGCGGCGCGCGCGAGCTGAGCCTCGCGCTGCTGAAGATGAACGGCATCGTGCCGGGCGGCCCGACCGAACTGCTGCCGACGGCCGGCGAGGACGCCGCGACCGCGCTGCTCGACGGCAAGATCGACGCGGCGTTCCTGTCCGGCGACTCGACGCAGATCCCGGTGATGGCGAAGCTGTTCCGCGCGCCCGGCGTGCACGTGTACTCGTTCACGCAGGCCGAGGCGTACGCACGGCGCTTCCCGTACCTGACCGCGATCACGCTGCCGATGGGCGTCTACGATCTCGGCCAGAACCTGCCGCCCGCCGACATCCATACGGTCGCGCCGACCATCGAGCTGGTCGCGCGCGACACGCTGCACCCGGCGCTGTCCGACCTGCTGATCGAGGCCGCGCGCGAGGTACACGGCCACGCGACGATCCTGCAGCACGCAGGCGAATTCCCGTCGCCCGTGACGCGCGGCTTCCAGCTCTCCGACGACGCCGCGCGCTACTACAAGTCGGGCAAGACCTTCCTGTACCGCCGGCTGCCGTTCTGGGTCGCGAGCCTCGTCGACCGGCTGCTCGTCGTGATCGTGCCGCTGATCGTCGTGCTGATCCCCGGGCTGCGGCTCGTGCCGTCGCTGTACGGCTGGCGCGTGCGCTCGCGCATCTACCGCTGGTACGGCGCGCTGATCGCGCTCGAGCGCCGCGCGCTCGGCGAGCACACGGCCGAGGAGCGCGTCCGGTTGCTCGACGAGCTCGACGACATCGAGGAAGCCGTGAACCGGATGAAGATGCCGCTCGCGTACGCCGGGCAGTTCTACGTGCTGCGCGAGCACATCGGCTTCGTGCGCGAGCGGCTCACCGCGCACGACCAGGACACGCCGGCGGGCCCGCCCGGCGCCGGCGGCCAGCCGCAGGCACGCGCCGACGCCCCGCCGCCGGCCGGCGCTCCCCCCCGGGCGACTCCCGGTTCCGCATAAGCGGACGATCCGCGATCATTGCTGCAAGCGCGCACCGCCGCGTACCATGGAGGCCGCCGCACGCCCCACCCTCTGGAGATCGTCATGACAACCGGCCTCGATACCGCCCAGCCCGCCTGGTTCTTCGACTTCGTGTCGCCGTTCTCCTATCTGCTGCTCGAACAGCACGACAAGTGGCCGGACGTGCCGTTCGAGCCGGTCGCCGTGTCGCTCATCGACCTGCAGCGCCACTGGGGGCAACGCCCGAGCGCCGACGTGCCGGCCAAGCGCGTGTTCACGTACCGTCACGCGCTGTTTCGCGCGGAACAGCTCGGCATCCGCTTCAAGATGCCGCCCGCGCACCCGTTCGAGTCCGACAAGGTGCTGCGCCTCGCGATCGCGCTGCGCGCCGATATCGCAACCGTGCTGGAGATGTTCCGCTTCATCTGGCGCGACGGCAACGATCCGTCGACGCCGGAAGGTTTCGCGGCGCTGTGCGAACGGGTCGGCGTCGGCCACGGCGACGAACTGATCGAATTCGAGGAGACGAGTGCGCAACTGGCCCGCAACAACGCCGACGCGATCGCGCTCGGCGTGTTCGGCGTGCCGACGTTCTGGATGAACCAGCAACTGTTCTGGGGCGAGGACGCGCTGCCGATGGTGCTGTACTGCGCGCGCACGCCGAACTGGCTCGAATCGCGCGAGGTCAAGCGGATCAGCGCGCTGCCGAAGGGTCGTGCGTGATGGCCGGCGTGATGGCCGGTATCACGCACGGCAACGCGCGGCTGCGGTAAGGTTAGGCTTCGCCCGAATCACCCCTACCGATGGAAGACGACGACCGTACCGCCTCGCTCGACATCTGGCTCGTGCGCGTATTGCGCACGCTGCTGCTCGAGCGCAGCGTCACGCAGGCCGCGTTGCGGCTGAACCAGACCCAGCCCGCGATCAGCACCGCGCTGCGCAAGCTGCGCGAGACGCTGAACGACCCGATCCTCGTGCGCGGCAAATCCGGGATGGTGCCGACCGAATACGGCGCGTCGCTGCTCGAAGCCGCGCAGCGCGCGCTACGCGAAGTCGACTTCATCGCGACGCCGCACGGCGACTTCGACCCGTCGTCCGCGCGCCGCACGTTCCGCGTCGCCGCGCCCGACTACCTGAACGATTTCTTCATGCCGACGCTGATCGAGCGCTTTCGCGACGCGGCGCCGCATGCGCATCTGGAAATCGACTCGCTGAATCCCGCGCTCGACCACGCGGGCGCGCTCGAATCGGGCGCGCTCGATCTCGTGATCGGCAACTGGCCGAAGCCCGACCCGCAGTTCGCGCGCCAGGACCTGTTCTCCGACACGATCGTGTGTCTGATGCGCGAAGCGCACCCGCTCGCGCACGTACCGCTCACGCGCGAAGCGTATGCGGCGGCGGCGCACGTCGCGCCGACGCCATACACCGGCGACAAGCGCAACGCGATCGAGATCGGCCTCGGGCGCGCGCGCCTCACGCGGCGCATCGTGACGACGCTGCCGTACTTCGGGATCGTGCCGCAGGTGCTGCTGCAGTCGGACCTGATCTTCACGACGACGCGCCGCTTCGCGACGCACTATGCGCAGTTGCTGCCGCTCGTCGTCGTCACGCCGCCCGTGCCGTTCCCGCGCATCAAGAGCTACCTGCTCACGCATCCGCAGCCCGACCGCCCGACCGACATCGCGTGGCTGTGCGCGCTGATGCAGAGCGTGTCCGACGAGCTGACGGTCGCCCGCAGCCGCAAGCGCTGATACGCGGCGCGGCCGCTCAGGCCGTGCAGAAGGTTTCCTGCAGATGGGTCCAGCGCACGGTGCCTGCCGCGTCGCGTTCGAACACGGCCGTCGCACGGCGCGCGGGCAGCTCGCCCGATGCCGCGTGCTGCGCTTCGAGATAGGTGATCACCGCATGCGATGCGTCGGCCGCGAGCACGCGGATCTCCGACAGCGTGATGCGCAGCCCCGGCTTCGCGCCGCCAAGCTTCGCGAACAACGCGTGCGTGCCGTCGCGGTCGAACACGCGGCCGTCGGTCACGATCATCGTGAAATCGGTGGAAAACGGCGCGAGCATCGCGTCGAGCGCCGCCGGCGCGGTGTCGACGCCGGACAGCCAGCGTTCGATGGCGACGAGGCTCGCATCGAGCGCGTCGAGATAAATCGGGTGATCGGACATGTGCGTGCACGGTAAGGCGCGGCCCGATGCCGCGCGTTGCCGTGCAGTGTATGCAAAAACGCGCGGCCGTGCGCCGGCCGCACGGCGCTACCGCGTGCAGGACACCTCGTCGCGCGCGCGCCCGGCCGCGGCCGCCTTCGCGTCGGCCACCGGCATGCCCGAGCGCGCCTGCAGCAGCTCCGCGCACACGGCCACCGCGATCGCGCCCGGCGCCTTGTCGACGATGCCCGCAACGCCGATCGGGCACACCATCTCCACGAGCCGCGCCGGATCGACACCGCGCGCGGCGAGCCGGCGCTCGAACTTCACGCGCTTGGTGCGCGAGCCGATCATCCCGAAGTACGCGTAGTCGCGCCGCCGCATGATCTGCGCGGCGAGCGAGAAGTCGAGCGCGTGGTTGTGCGTCATCACGAGGAAGTACGCGCCGGGCGGCGCCGCGTCGACGACGGCCTCCGGCGTGTCGGTCGGCTCCGGCTGCACGTTCGGCGGACATTCGTCCGGGAACAGCTCGTCGCGCGTGTCGACCCACTGCACGACGCACGGCAGTGCGCCGAGCAGCGTGACGAGCGCGTGACCGACGTGCCCGGCGCCGAACAGCACGATGTGCATCGGCGCCGGCGCACCGGTCGCGCGGTTGCGCTGGCCGGTGCCCTGCGCGAACGTCGGGTTCGACGCGGCGCGAAGCGAGCGTGCGGGCCCGTTCATGTCAGCCTCCGCCGGGCCGCCCCACACGCATGGGGATAAGCCATCGGGAGATGGGGGGGCTGCGCCCCCCCAAGCGAACAAAGTGAGCGTGGGGGCCGTTTCATGTCAGCCTGCCTGAACCGCGCGGGCTGCACGCACCGCACTCACCGCGCGCAGGATCGACTCGCCGGTGGCCGGCGCGTCGAGCGGCGGGTTCACCTGGTAATCGCCGACCGCCGCGATCGCGTCGCGCACCGCGAAGAACACCGAGAACGGCAGCAGCAGCGGCGGCTCGCCGACGGCCTTCGACCGGTGGATGCTGTCCTCGACGTTGCGGTTCTCGAACAGCCGCACGTTGAATTCGGGCGGCGTGTCGTTGACGGTCGGGATCTTGTACGTGGACGGCGCATGCGTCATCAGCTTGCCGCCCTTGTTCCACCACAGCTCCTCGGTCGTCAGCCAGCCCATCCCCTGGATGAACGCGCCTTCGACCTGGCCGATGTCGAGCGCCGGGTTCAGCGACGCGCCCACGTCGTGCAGCGCATCGACACGCAGCGTGCGCATCTCGCCCGTCAGCGTGTCGATCACGACTTCCGACACGGCCGCGCCGTACGAATAGTAGTAGAACGGCCGGCCCTGCAGCTTCGACTGATCCCAGTACAGCTTCGGCGTCGCGTAGAAACCGTCGGACCAGAGCTGCACGCGCGCGAGGTACGCCTTCGCGATCACTTCGCCGAACGGCACGCCGTTGCCGCCGACCCACACGAAGTCGTTGCCGAACTTCACGTCGGCCGCATCGACCTTGCCGTCGCCGTACTGCTTCGCCGCGAACACCGCGAGCCGCTCGCGCAACTGGCGCGCCGCATCCTGCGCGGCCTTGCCGTTCAGGTCCGAGCCCGTCGACGCGGCCGTCGCGGACGTGTTCGCAACCTTGCTCGTATCGGTCGCCGTCACGCGGATCCGGCCGAAGCGGATGCCGAGCTCGTGCGCGACGACCTGCGCGACCTTCGTGTTGAGCCCCTGCCCCATCTCCGTGCCGCCGTGGTTCACGAGCACCGAGCCGTCGGTGTAGATGTGCACCAGCGCGCCGGCCTGGTTGAAGTGCGTGACGTTGAACGCGATCCCGAACTTCACCGGCGTGAGCGCGATGCCCTTCTTCAGCACCGTGTTGCGCGCGTTGAATGCGCGCACGCCCGCGCGCCGCGCGCGATAGTCGCTCGTCGTCTCGAGTTCGCCGAGCAGCTCCTGCAGCACGTTGTCCTCGACCGTCTGCCCGTACGGCGTCACGTTGCGTTCGATCTTGCCGTACAGGTTCGCGTAGCGGACGTCGAGCGGATCGCGGTCGAGCGAACGCGCGACGTCGTCGAGGATGTACTCGATCGCGAACGCGCCCTGCGGGCCGCCGAAGCCGCGGAACGCGGTGTTCGACTGCGTGTTGGTCTTGCCGCAGTAGCCGGCGATGTCGACGTCGCCCAGCCAGTACGCGTTGTCGAAGTGGCACACCGCGCGCGTCATCACCGGGCCCGACAGGTCGGCCGAGAAGCCGCAGCGCGACGTCATGTCGAGCGCCACGCCGTCGAGGCGGCCGTCGTCGTCGTAGCCGACGTCGAAGCGGTAGTGGAAGTCGTGCCGCTTGCCGGTGATCATCATGTCGTCGTCGCGGTCCGGGCGCAGCTTCACCGGGCACAGCAGCTTCCACGCGGCGAGCGCCGCGCAGCACGCGAACAGGCCCGACTGCGACTCCTTGCCGCCGAACCCGCCGCCCATCCGGCGGCATTCGACCAGCACGTTGTGCGACGCGACGCCAAGCACGTGCGCGACGAGGTGCTGCATCTCGCTCGGGTGCTGCGTCGAGCAGTACACGTGCATCCCGTCGTCGTCCTTCGGCACCGCGTACGCGATCTGCCCTTCCAGGTAGAACTGCTCCTGGCCGCCGAGCAGCATCTCGCCCGACTCGCGGTGCGGCGCGGCAGCGAGCCGCGCGGCCGCGTCGCCGCGCGCGAGCTTCAGCGGCGGGATCACGTAGGTTTCGGCCTGGCGCGCCTCCTGTGCGGTCAGGATCGCGGGCAGCTCTTCGTAGTCGACCTTCGCGCGGCGCGCGGCGAGCCGCGCGGTTTCATGCGACGTCGCGACGACGATGAACATCGGCTGGCCGACGAACTGCACGATGCCCCTGGCGAGCACCGGGTCGTCGTGGACGATCGGGCCGCAATCGTTGACGCCCGGGATGTCGTCGGCCGTGAACACGGCGACCACGCCCGGCGTCGCGCGCACCGCGTCGAAGTTCATCGACACGATCCTCGCGTGCGGCTTTGCCGACAATCCGAGCGCCGCGTGCAGCGTGCCCGCGACGACCGGAATGTCGTCGGTGTAGGTGGCGCGCCCGCTGACGTGCAGGTGCGCGGATTCGTGCGCGCGCGATACGTGGACCTGCGCGGCGTCGGCCTGCGGGTCGAGGGTACTCAGGAACGGTTCTGCTTGCTGGTTCATCTTCGGTGTTCTCCGTCTTCAGACGCGCGCCGCGTCGTTGCCGACTTCGGCGGCCACTTCACGCACATTCAGGGCTTGCGGCGGCAGCGGGTCGTGCGGGCGCGTCTCCAGCCAGAATCGGTACATCAGGTTCTTCGCGGTATCGAGGCGATATGTGCTCGTCGCGCGCATGTCGGACAGCGGCTGGTAGTCGCGCTCGAGCGCCTGCATCGCGGCCTGCGCGGTGGCTTCGTGCCACTGCGCGCCGTCGAGCACGGCTTCCGTCTGCGTCGCGCGCTTCGGCGTCGCGGCCATCCCGCCGAACGCGATGCGCGGCTCGCGGATCGTGTCGCCGTCCGCGATGAACGCGAACGCCGCGCAGACGGCCGAGATGTCGGAGTCGAACCGCTTCGACAGCTTGTACGTGCGGAACTGCAGCTTCTCGCGCGCACCGGTGCGGGTCGGCACCTTCACGCCGACGACGAATTCGTGCGGCGCCATGTCCTTCTGCTGGTAGCCCGTGTAGAGCGCCTCGAGTGGCAGCTCGCGCACCGTGTCGCCGCCGCGCAGCACGACCCGCGCGCCGAGCGCGATCAGGCCGGGCATCGAATCGCCGATCGGCGAGCCGTTCGCGACGTTGCCGCCGAGCGTGCCCGCGTTGCGGATCGGCAGCGACGCGAAGCGCTTCCACATCTCGGTCAGCTCCGGATACGTGACGGCCAGTGCCGCATATGCGGTCTCGACCGTCACGCCCGCGCCGATCTCGATCCAGTCGCCGCGCGCCGCGACGCGCTGCAGTTCGGCGATCTGGCCGACGTAGATCAGGTCGTCGAGCCGGCGCATCTGCTTCGTGACCCACAGGCCGATGTCGGTGCTGCCCGCGAGGATGCACGCGTCGGGCCGCTCGGCCTTCAGCGCGGCCAGCGCGTCGAGCGTGCGCGGCGCCGCGAAGCGCGCGCCGTTGATCGTCGTGTAGTCGAATGTGTCGTCGCGCTGGAGCGACGCGAGCGTGCGGGCGAGCGCGGCCGTGTCGACCGGTGCCGACGGCGACGGCGCGTCGAACATCTGCACGGCCGCATCGACGATCGGGCGATAGCCGGTGCAGCGGCACAGGTTGCCCGTCAGCGCGTCGGCGATCTCGGTGCGCGTCGGCACGTCCTTCGCCTTCGCGCACGCGCTGCCGCAACCCTCGTGGCCGTGCTTCTCGTACAGCGCCCACATCGACATCACGAAGCCGGGCGTGCAGAACCCGCATTGCGAACCGTGGCAATCGACCATCGCCTGCTGCACCGGATGCAGCGCACCGTCCGGCTGGCGCAGGTCCTCGACCGTCAGCAGCGCCTTGCCGTCGAGCGTCGGCAGGAACTGGATGCACGCGTTGACGGCCTTGAACTCGACCGCGCCGGCGTCGGTCAGCTCGCCGACGACGACCGTGCACGCGCCGCAGTCGCCTTCCGCGCAGCCTTCCTTGGTGCCGGTGCAATGCGCGTCCTCGCGCAGGTACTGCAGCACGGTGCGGGTGACGTCCGCGCCGCTGACTTCGCGGATCGCGTGACGATGGTAGAAGCGGATCGGCTCACTCATGTCTCTATGATTCTTCAAATGGGGGCAAGGCGGCCTGCGCGAAGCGCTCGACCGACGTTTCTCTGACAGTTTGCACGCTATCACCATCAAATTCCGCAACCCATAGCCCATCACGCATGGGGCCCATATAACTGCCGCGATATGAGCGCCGGGGCCGCCCGGCGCCCTTTCCGCACGGTGCCCCGCCGGCGTTTCCGACGTGTCGGCAACGATCCGTCATCGTCGAAAACAGGTCGCGATTAACTAAATGGTACCTGCGTGAAAACCGGTTCCATGGGAAAATCCCGATTCCGTTTTTCGCCGCCGTCCGTTCCGTAACGTTCCGTTCCGTTCATTCGTTCCGACCCCATGTCTACCGACTCCGCCACACCACCACGCAGCGGGTTCGCGGTCACGCTGCAAATCGTGTCCGTCGTCTGCTTCACGTTCATCTGCTACCTGACCATCGGCCTGCCGCTCGCGGTGCTGCCGGGCTTCGTCCATGACGACCTCGGCTTTTCCGCGATCGTCGCGGGCGGCGCGATCAGCGTCCAGTACTTCGCGACGCTCGCGTCGCGGCCGCTCGCCGGGCGCTTCGCCGATACGCTCGGCCCGAAGCAGACGGTGCTGCGCGGGCTGGTCGGCTGCGGCGTGTCGGGCGTGCTGCTGCTCGTCGCGCTGCTGCTCGCGCACTGGCCGGTCGCGAGCCTCGTGCTGCTGGTCGCGAGCCGGCTCGTGCTCGGCGTCGGCGAGAGCCTGTGCGGCACCGGCGCGATCCTGTGGGGCATCGGCCGGGTCGGCGTCACGCACAACGCGAAGGTGATCTCGTGGAACGGCATCGCGACCTACGGCGCGCTCGCGCTCGGCGCGCCGGTCGGCGTCGCGATCGCGCATACGCTGAATCCGGCGCTGATCGGCGTGATCGTGATCGCGCTGGCCGCGCTCGGCTTCTACCTCGCGCGCCTGATCGATTCCGTGCCGCTCGTGCATGGCGAACGGATGTCGTATGCAAGCGTGTTCACGCGCGTGCTGCCGCACGGCCTCGGCCTCGCGCTCGGCTCGGCCGGCTTCGGCTCGATCGCGACCTTCGTCACGCTGTACTACGCGGCGCGCCACTGGCCGAACGCCGCGCTGTCGCTGACCGTGTTCGGCACGCT is part of the Burkholderia pyrrocinia genome and harbors:
- a CDS encoding D-(-)-3-hydroxybutyrate oligomer hydrolase, whose amino-acid sequence is MAKLGWGRRVVFGAALAAVAVLGACNGDDSAERNRLPGFVSGSVRTTAYDGASDDLLTAGLGKTGLAAASAPGFANPSRPTSAELRRLAIWSNYRALVDMSANGGYGRFWGPNVDLAGNDTLGEGKIPGTEYLAYSDDGSGSKNVTLLVQVPASFDPAQPCIVTATSSGSRGVYGAISAAGEWALKRGCAVAYNDKGGGNGAHELGSDTVTLIDGTLANAVLAGTASLFTANVTSGDLAAFNSRFPNRYAFKHAHSQQNPEQDWGRVTLQSVEFAYWALNEQFGPLIDGSHHGVRYRAGDITTIAASVSNGGGASLAAAEQDSRGWITAVVVGEPQINVRMAPNAIVRTGGQPVPSFGRPLADYATLANLLQPCAAASASLAGAPYLSALPAATTQSIRTQRCATLAAAGLVSGADTQSQAADALAQLHAAGYLADSDLLQAPMWDSQAIPAIAVTYANAYTRSRVTDNLCNFSFATINPATGAVAPPATSPMPAVFGVGNGVPPTAGIDLVFNTGAGVDHRLATPDASFAGALCLRQLWTNGMLGMPANVDAVRVNANLQGKPAIIVQGRSDALVPVNHASRAYVAQNGISEGGRSQLVFYEVTNGQHFDAFLPVAGFDTRFVPVHYYNLQALNLMWRHLKNGAPLPPSQVIRTVPRGGTPGAAPALTSANLPPISAAPGVNAITTGAGAIDVPL
- a CDS encoding BON domain-containing protein — protein: MKSIVLRALGVAAVAACLSGSVYAQSSDAAATEAPAAATSAPKAAAKTAKKANRKLGYAVRKAISKESGENVSNLVVRSKGGAITLEGTMPEQAQIDKAEAAAKGVKGVTSVTNKLTVQQQ
- a CDS encoding TAXI family TRAP transporter solute-binding subunit — its product is MKPARPRPPRRILARFVAVSWRDLALSIGPTVLLAAAAVWLAVRLIQPAPPSTLVISAGPPGSTYWNAAQKYKAILAKNGVTLDVESSEGSAQNLARLSNPNAPVDVGFVQSGIGPKERDDQLVSLGSIGYVPLAIMYRGPIVARLSDFKGKRLALGAEGSGARELSLALLKMNGIVPGGPTELLPTAGEDAATALLDGKIDAAFLSGDSTQIPVMAKLFRAPGVHVYSFTQAEAYARRFPYLTAITLPMGVYDLGQNLPPADIHTVAPTIELVARDTLHPALSDLLIEAAREVHGHATILQHAGEFPSPVTRGFQLSDDAARYYKSGKTFLYRRLPFWVASLVDRLLVVIVPLIVVLIPGLRLVPSLYGWRVRSRIYRWYGALIALERRALGEHTAEERVRLLDELDDIEEAVNRMKMPLAYAGQFYVLREHIGFVRERLTAHDQDTPAGPPGAGGQPQARADAPPPAGAPPRATPGSA
- a CDS encoding DsbA family protein — translated: MTTGLDTAQPAWFFDFVSPFSYLLLEQHDKWPDVPFEPVAVSLIDLQRHWGQRPSADVPAKRVFTYRHALFRAEQLGIRFKMPPAHPFESDKVLRLAIALRADIATVLEMFRFIWRDGNDPSTPEGFAALCERVGVGHGDELIEFEETSAQLARNNADAIALGVFGVPTFWMNQQLFWGEDALPMVLYCARTPNWLESREVKRISALPKGRA
- a CDS encoding LysR family transcriptional regulator, with the protein product MEDDDRTASLDIWLVRVLRTLLLERSVTQAALRLNQTQPAISTALRKLRETLNDPILVRGKSGMVPTEYGASLLEAAQRALREVDFIATPHGDFDPSSARRTFRVAAPDYLNDFFMPTLIERFRDAAPHAHLEIDSLNPALDHAGALESGALDLVIGNWPKPDPQFARQDLFSDTIVCLMREAHPLAHVPLTREAYAAAAHVAPTPYTGDKRNAIEIGLGRARLTRRIVTTLPYFGIVPQVLLQSDLIFTTTRRFATHYAQLLPLVVVTPPVPFPRIKSYLLTHPQPDRPTDIAWLCALMQSVSDELTVARSRKR